From Gaiellales bacterium, a single genomic window includes:
- the purM gene encoding phosphoribosylformylglycinamidine cyclo-ligase, producing the protein MSESDEPLTYAGSGVSLKAGDKVVERIRAAVTSTHGRQVLGGHGGFAGLYTPSVGDPLVAAGCDGVGTKVLLGRAAGRHAGLGIDLVAMSVNDVITSGARPAFFMDVITCGRVDVDVVAELVEGIADGCRQAGCALLGGETAEHPDMMKPEEYDLAGFCVALAERRELVSGSRVRAGDAIIGLPSSGPHSNGFSLVRRLLERAGLGPADAPEGLGGATVADALLEPTRIYARPVAELCRTVDVRAMAHITGGGIPGNLARQFPGGLGAEIDLGSFERPAVFGWLGSLGVEEDELRRVFNLGLGYAAVVETDSAPAALSALERGGCPGFLAGTVVEGTGVRFR; encoded by the coding sequence GTGAGCGAGAGCGACGAGCCGCTCACCTACGCCGGCTCGGGGGTGAGCCTGAAGGCCGGCGACAAGGTCGTCGAGCGGATCCGGGCCGCCGTCACGTCGACCCACGGCCGCCAGGTGCTCGGCGGCCACGGCGGCTTCGCCGGGCTGTACACGCCGTCGGTGGGCGACCCACTGGTCGCGGCGGGCTGCGACGGGGTCGGGACGAAGGTGCTGCTCGGGCGGGCCGCCGGCCGCCACGCCGGGCTCGGAATCGACCTCGTGGCGATGAGCGTGAACGACGTGATCACGTCGGGGGCGCGGCCCGCGTTCTTCATGGACGTGATCACCTGCGGCCGCGTCGACGTCGACGTGGTGGCGGAGCTGGTCGAGGGCATCGCCGACGGCTGCCGCCAGGCGGGGTGCGCCCTGCTCGGCGGTGAGACCGCGGAGCACCCGGACATGATGAAGCCGGAGGAGTACGACCTGGCCGGCTTCTGCGTGGCACTGGCCGAGCGCCGCGAGCTCGTCTCCGGCAGCCGCGTCCGGGCGGGCGACGCCATCATCGGCCTCCCGTCGAGCGGCCCCCACTCGAACGGGTTCTCGCTCGTCCGCCGCCTGCTCGAGCGGGCGGGTCTCGGCCCGGCGGACGCTCCCGAGGGGCTGGGCGGGGCGACCGTGGCCGATGCGCTGCTCGAGCCGACCCGGATCTACGCCCGTCCGGTCGCGGAGCTGTGCCGCACCGTCGACGTGCGGGCGATGGCCCACATCACCGGCGGCGGCATCCCCGGCAACCTGGCCCGCCAGTTCCCCGGCGGCCTCGGGGCCGAGATCGACCTCGGGTCGTTCGAGCGCCCGGCCGTGTTCGGCTGGCTGGGCTCCCTCGGGGTCGAGGAGGACGAGCTGCGCCGGGTCTTCAACCTCGGACTCGGCTATGCCGCGGTCGTCGAAACCGACTCGGCGCCGGCGGCGCTCTCCGCCCTCGAGCGCGGCGGCTGCCCGGGCTTCCTCGCCGGGACGGTGGTGGAGGGGACGGGGGTGCGCTTCCGCTGA
- the purN gene encoding phosphoribosylglycinamide formyltransferase encodes MLISGRGTNLQALIDAPDIDVGCVVSSRADAAGRARAAAAGIPSLTTADEDETTAFLSAHGTDLVVLAGYMRILSAGFVERWSGRILNVHPALLPAFPGAHAVEDAVAHGVKLTGVTVHLIDAAHVAADTGPIVMQEALAVSYDDTAAEVTERLHRIEHRLLPEAVRLYGAGKIQVDGRRVRVSG; translated from the coding sequence GTGCTCATCTCCGGGAGGGGCACGAATTTGCAGGCGCTGATCGACGCCCCCGACATCGACGTCGGCTGCGTCGTCTCGAGCCGGGCGGACGCGGCCGGCCGGGCGCGGGCCGCGGCGGCCGGGATCCCCTCCCTGACGACCGCCGACGAGGACGAGACGACCGCCTTCCTGTCCGCGCACGGCACCGACCTGGTGGTGCTCGCAGGCTACATGCGCATCCTCTCGGCGGGCTTCGTCGAGCGCTGGTCGGGCCGGATCCTGAACGTCCATCCCGCGCTGCTCCCGGCCTTTCCGGGCGCCCACGCGGTCGAGGACGCCGTCGCCCACGGCGTGAAATTGACCGGCGTCACCGTGCACCTGATCGACGCCGCCCACGTCGCCGCCGACACCGGCCCGATCGTCATGCAGGAGGCGCTGGCCGTTTCGTATGATGACACCGCCGCCGAGGTGACCGAGCGTCTTCACCGGATCGAGCACCGGCTCCTGCCGGAGGCGGTGCGGCTGTACGGGGCGGGCAAGATCCAGGTCGACGGACGGCGGGTGCGGGTGAGCGGATGA